Proteins encoded in a region of the Mycoplasma mobile 163K genome:
- the ffh gene encoding signal recognition particle protein, translating to MFNNLSKRMQKSLEKMSAKTILKEEDILEITREIKLALLEADVNLIVVKEFIQNIKDQTIGTELIGKLNPGQQVIKIVKEELVKIFGNKTKEINISKKPTIFMIAGLQGGGKTTTIAKIAHFYKNKKKIEKILIVAGDIYRPAAIDQLDTLSKMVGVDIYKNSVDIKPQQTVKEAIDKAKNEYYDLVLIDTAGRLSIDEKLMNELIEIKEIAKPQEIIFVSDALSGQDIFNVAKTFDEKLKLTGSIITKLDSDARGGAALSITKMLNIPILFIGTGEKVTNLDLFHPDRMADRILGMGDVLSLIEKAQDVIDEKKSKKMFSRFMSGHFDLDDLLENLRQIKKLGKMSKLLKMIPGANKIDPEKIDKAEDKIKVFEILISSMTISERKDPRLLKNQSRKQRVIKGSGRSVQEYNLLVSEFDQMSKKMKQISKSMKDGTLNPGSLGNLF from the coding sequence ATGTTTAATAATTTATCAAAAAGAATGCAAAAATCACTTGAAAAAATGTCTGCAAAGACAATTTTAAAAGAAGAAGACATTTTAGAAATTACTAGAGAAATTAAATTAGCTTTATTAGAAGCTGATGTTAATTTAATTGTCGTAAAAGAATTTATTCAAAATATTAAAGATCAAACAATTGGAACAGAATTAATAGGTAAATTAAATCCAGGACAACAAGTAATAAAAATTGTAAAAGAAGAATTAGTCAAAATTTTTGGAAATAAAACAAAGGAAATAAATATTTCAAAAAAACCCACTATTTTTATGATTGCTGGTTTACAAGGTGGAGGGAAAACTACTACAATTGCAAAAATAGCTCATTTTTATAAAAACAAAAAGAAAATTGAAAAAATTTTGATTGTAGCAGGAGATATTTATAGACCTGCTGCAATTGATCAATTAGACACCTTATCTAAAATGGTAGGAGTTGACATTTACAAAAATTCAGTTGACATAAAACCTCAACAAACTGTAAAAGAAGCAATTGATAAAGCAAAAAATGAGTATTATGATTTAGTTTTAATTGATACAGCAGGAAGATTATCAATTGATGAAAAATTAATGAATGAATTGATCGAAATAAAGGAAATTGCAAAACCACAAGAAATTATTTTTGTATCAGATGCTTTAAGTGGACAAGATATTTTTAATGTTGCAAAAACTTTTGATGAAAAATTGAAATTAACAGGTTCAATAATTACTAAATTAGATTCCGATGCTCGTGGAGGAGCTGCTTTAAGCATAACAAAAATGCTAAACATTCCAATTCTTTTTATTGGTACTGGTGAAAAAGTTACTAATTTAGATTTATTTCATCCAGATCGTATGGCTGATAGAATTTTAGGAATGGGTGATGTTTTATCTTTAATTGAGAAAGCTCAAGATGTCATTGATGAAAAAAAATCTAAAAAAATGTTTTCTAGATTTATGTCTGGGCACTTTGATTTAGATGATTTACTAGAAAATTTAAGACAAATTAAAAAACTAGGAAAAATGTCTAAATTATTAAAAATGATTCCTGGCGCAAATAAGATTGACCCGGAAAAAATTGATAAAGCAGAAGATAAAATCAAAGTATTTGAAATTTTAATTTCTTCTATGACAATTTCAGAGAGAAAAGATCCAAGATTACTAAAAAATCAATCTAGAAAACAAAGAGTAATTAAAGGATCAGGGAGAAGTGTTCAAGAATATAATTTACTTGTTTCTGAATTTGATCAAATGTCTAAAAAAATGAAACAAATTTCTAAATCAATGAAAGATGGAACATTGAATCCTGGATCTCTAGGCAATTTATTTTAA
- a CDS encoding type I phosphomannose isomerase catalytic subunit, with translation MDKFNLEKIIFLKPYFEEKIWGGNYLKNRFLLNDDSKKIGEAWLISGIEGKENKILNDSTYDLRTLWEQKNYLFNNQKKKYSKFPLLLKILAPEDDLSVQVHPDNEYAKKFDSYGKNESWYIEEILTKKANQVILGHKAKNYKDAKNLIDSKKWDEFFNYVKIEKGDVIDVFPGLVHALLKNIVTFELQQASELTFRLFDYKRKDKDGIERDLHIQESLDNIEFSKKFEIKNFANLKEKNNICKMVDNEFYTFIKLDLEGEFTFPKNLMEKDFLIFFINEGFGKINEIEIKKNDSFIIPSTVKKIKMEGLAKIFIAFNN, from the coding sequence ATGGACAAATTCAATTTAGAAAAAATAATTTTTTTAAAACCCTATTTTGAAGAAAAAATTTGAGGTGGAAATTACTTAAAAAATAGATTTTTATTAAATGATGATTCTAAAAAAATTGGAGAAGCTTGACTTATTTCAGGAATTGAAGGTAAGGAAAATAAAATTTTAAATGATTCTACATATGACTTAAGAACATTATGAGAACAAAAAAATTATTTATTCAATAATCAAAAGAAAAAGTACTCCAAATTTCCGTTATTGTTGAAAATTCTAGCTCCTGAAGATGATCTAAGTGTGCAAGTACACCCTGATAATGAATATGCAAAGAAATTTGATTCTTATGGAAAAAATGAAAGTTGATATATTGAAGAAATATTAACTAAAAAAGCAAACCAAGTAATTCTTGGTCACAAAGCCAAAAATTACAAAGATGCAAAAAACTTAATCGATAGCAAAAAATGAGATGAATTTTTTAACTATGTAAAAATTGAAAAGGGTGATGTAATTGATGTTTTTCCAGGTTTAGTACATGCTTTACTAAAAAATATTGTAACATTTGAACTACAACAAGCGAGCGAGCTAACATTTAGGCTTTTTGATTATAAAAGAAAAGACAAAGATGGCATTGAAAGAGATTTGCATATTCAAGAGTCTTTAGACAATATTGAATTTAGTAAAAAGTTTGAAATCAAAAATTTTGCCAATCTAAAAGAAAAAAATAATATTTGCAAAATGGTTGATAATGAATTTTACACTTTTATTAAATTAGATTTAGAAGGGGAATTTACATTTCCTAAAAATTTAATGGAAAAAGATTTTTTAATATTTTTTATTAATGAAGGTTTTGGAAAAATTAATGAAATTGAAATTAAAAAAAATGATAGTTTTATTATTCCATCAACAGTTAAAAAAATTAAAATGGAAGGACTTGCAAAAATTTTTATTGCTTTTAACAATTAA
- the rmuC gene encoding DNA recombination protein RmuC: MKKISWFKRLFMSWEKFENYFKQSLSENADPNLMTRNQELETLRIELEKKLAVLNNSNESLVKQIENEKLNASDWKNQLIKNQENLKYLEASQKNLEEQKTNKQLELEKKNLEIENLRSKIINHENETENWRREISHKLVPLEKIQETFFGSWNKGKGELGELQLEQILIQSGLNKDNWISNLNVSNKIKDNGQNEKNVVEFALRSTNANKWIPIDSKVLEPSIIENEIFLDKNWISSLETQVKKISSLYLNKTYTESYGMLVIHNDLIYLKLYQEYPDVIKNAIEKHKVHILSPSTFIQFAWNLDNLLSFATQMEKGANLYKHVLSTFETLDKFTKKLLAVQKDFGIAMESHYPTLEKKQDKFKKLIDKDPILLEEINAIDEE; the protein is encoded by the coding sequence ATGAAAAAAATATCATGATTTAAAAGACTTTTTATGTCTTGAGAGAAATTCGAAAACTATTTTAAACAATCACTTAGTGAAAATGCAGATCCTAATTTGATGACTAGAAATCAAGAATTAGAAACTCTAAGAATTGAACTAGAAAAAAAATTAGCAGTTCTTAATAATTCAAATGAATCTCTTGTTAAACAAATAGAAAACGAAAAATTAAATGCAAGTGATTGAAAAAATCAGCTAATAAAAAACCAAGAAAATTTAAAATATCTTGAAGCTAGTCAAAAAAATTTAGAAGAACAAAAAACTAACAAACAATTAGAACTAGAAAAAAAGAATTTGGAAATTGAAAATCTTAGGTCAAAAATTATCAATCATGAAAATGAAACTGAAAATTGAAGAAGAGAAATTTCTCATAAATTAGTTCCTCTTGAAAAAATTCAAGAAACATTTTTTGGATCTTGAAATAAAGGTAAGGGTGAATTAGGGGAATTGCAATTAGAACAAATTTTAATTCAATCAGGATTAAATAAAGATAATTGAATTTCTAATCTAAATGTTTCTAATAAAATTAAAGATAATGGCCAAAATGAAAAAAATGTTGTTGAATTTGCTTTAAGATCAACAAATGCCAATAAATGAATTCCTATTGATTCAAAAGTTTTGGAACCTTCAATTATTGAAAATGAAATTTTTCTTGATAAGAATTGAATAAGTTCTCTAGAAACACAAGTTAAAAAAATCTCTTCTCTATATTTAAACAAAACTTATACAGAATCATATGGAATGTTAGTTATTCATAATGATTTAATTTATTTAAAACTATATCAAGAATATCCAGATGTTATTAAAAATGCAATCGAAAAACATAAAGTACATATTCTATCTCCTTCTACTTTTATTCAATTTGCTTGAAATTTAGATAACTTATTAAGTTTTGCAACTCAAATGGAAAAAGGAGCAAATTTATACAAACATGTTCTTTCAACTTTTGAGACTTTAGACAAATTTACAAAAAAACTTTTGGCTGTTCAAAAAGATTTTGGGATTGCTATGGAATCTCATTATCCGACTTTAGAGAAAAAACAAGATAAATTTAAAAAATTAATTGATAAAGATCCTATTTTATTAGAGGAAATAAATGCAATAGATGAAGAATAA
- a CDS encoding deoxycytidylate deaminase, whose product MENKVLDWHSYFMALSKVSALRSKDPNTKVGACIVDDNKRVVSLGYNGMPRGDDKNFSWKRDNEKAADNKYAYVIHAEINAILNANKQIDSKCVLYVSLFPCSNCAKIIAQVGINQLYYEEDKYNGTEDDIISKKILDSLEVKYKKIPKVSFSI is encoded by the coding sequence ATGGAAAATAAAGTTTTAGATTGACATTCATATTTTATGGCTCTTTCAAAAGTTAGTGCATTAAGAAGTAAGGACCCAAATACAAAAGTGGGTGCTTGTATAGTAGATGACAATAAAAGGGTTGTTTCTCTTGGTTATAATGGTATGCCACGTGGTGATGATAAAAATTTTTCTTGAAAAAGAGATAATGAAAAAGCAGCAGACAATAAATATGCTTATGTTATTCATGCTGAAATTAATGCAATTTTGAACGCAAACAAACAAATAGATTCTAAATGCGTTTTATATGTTAGTTTGTTCCCGTGTTCAAATTGTGCAAAAATTATTGCACAAGTTGGAATTAATCAACTTTATTATGAAGAAGATAAATACAATGGAACTGAAGATGATATTATTAGCAAAAAAATTCTTGATTCTTTAGAAGTAAAATACAAAAAAATTCCAAAAGTAAGTTTTAGTATTTAA
- the tapR gene encoding TyrS-associated PheT N-terminal domain-related protein TapR, producing MALIFKQSNNFYINFNNLEEDLRIKQSKNFCFIYSKEKLVALNIFDFDKFSYLKEGFSILAFKEKNILLEEFPEIFKDFIFQPFYLVGFIEKIEKHPNSDKLIIINIKSNKNYKIVTNRIDLKQGEKLVFATSNSYLPNGLKISNSKVVNIESEGMILSYKSLNLKNSDELIKSDFEIGKEFVF from the coding sequence ATGGCATTAATTTTTAAGCAAAGCAACAATTTTTACATAAATTTCAATAATTTGGAAGAAGACTTAAGAATAAAACAAAGTAAAAATTTTTGTTTTATTTATTCTAAGGAAAAACTTGTAGCTTTAAATATTTTTGATTTTGATAAATTTTCTTATTTAAAAGAAGGTTTTTCAATTTTAGCATTTAAAGAAAAAAATATTCTTCTAGAAGAATTCCCAGAAATTTTTAAAGATTTTATTTTTCAACCTTTTTACCTTGTAGGATTCATTGAAAAAATTGAAAAACATCCAAATAGTGATAAATTAATAATTATAAATATTAAATCAAACAAAAATTATAAAATTGTTACTAACAGGATTGATTTAAAACAAGGTGAAAAATTAGTTTTTGCTACTTCCAATTCATACTTACCAAATGGATTGAAAATTTCAAATTCTAAAGTAGTCAATATCGAAAGTGAAGGAATGATCCTTTCTTATAAAAGTTTAAATTTAAAAAATAGTGATGAATTAATTAAATCAGATTTTGAAATAGGCAAAGAATTTGTTTTTTAA
- a CDS encoding DegV family protein yields MKHAIVVDSSSGLTKEEAEKKGWFFLPLIIDIDDKTYLDGIEINSENLYQFWKSNSVIKTGTTPPKYSLELFEKLSNEYDAVIVYPLSSELSSQYNNLLVMSKNLKNVSIIHSYGVAQLIPYELEQLENKLKSGEITVQQGIALLEGKKDSTLHLIPENLTALVKGGRVSPAIAKLAKLLNIVPIIEVREGKLEKAGKGRHFRKSITKLAEKRFEEISKEDLSLYDVVLLHSKNDDVKEIASEIESIVNKKITIKLIPSVVAIHTGKKAIGLCFFKKTNFDLVTQYLKTNKK; encoded by the coding sequence ATGAAACATGCAATAGTAGTAGATTCTTCAAGTGGACTAACAAAAGAAGAAGCAGAAAAAAAAGGGTGATTTTTTTTACCTTTAATCATTGATATAGATGATAAAACTTATTTAGATGGAATTGAAATTAATTCAGAAAATTTATATCAATTTTGAAAAAGTAATTCAGTTATAAAAACTGGAACAACTCCACCAAAATATTCTTTAGAATTATTTGAAAAATTATCTAATGAATATGATGCTGTTATTGTTTATCCGCTATCTTCTGAATTAAGTAGTCAATACAATAATTTACTTGTAATGAGCAAAAATTTAAAAAATGTTTCTATAATTCATTCTTATGGAGTGGCTCAATTAATTCCATATGAATTAGAGCAATTAGAAAATAAATTAAAAAGTGGTGAAATTACAGTTCAACAAGGAATTGCTTTACTTGAAGGTAAAAAAGATTCAACTCTTCATTTGATTCCAGAAAATTTAACTGCTTTAGTTAAAGGTGGGAGAGTTTCTCCTGCAATTGCTAAACTAGCTAAATTATTAAATATTGTTCCTATTATTGAAGTTAGAGAAGGTAAATTAGAAAAAGCTGGAAAAGGAAGACATTTTAGAAAAAGTATTACTAAATTAGCTGAAAAGAGATTTGAAGAAATTTCAAAAGAGGATCTTAGTTTATATGATGTTGTGCTTTTACATTCTAAAAATGATGATGTAAAAGAAATTGCTAGTGAAATTGAATCTATAGTTAATAAAAAAATAACTATTAAACTTATTCCTTCAGTAGTTGCAATTCATACTGGTAAAAAAGCAATTGGTCTTTGTTTTTTTAAAAAAACAAATTTTGATCTAGTAACTCAATATTTAAAAACTAATAAAAAATAA
- the rplJ gene encoding 50S ribosomal protein L10, translating to MTENRKKKVATVKTISKLIKNSAGLIVFEYQGLSASELESVRNDLKNHLANTMVFKNRFVKLAIDKAGFKELDSYLFGPNIFVFFDEEHKNATIKKIAEIEKKNKFVKIKAGIYEEKVVSDAEVRVIATLPTYEEALTILARSMLAPLQQVSLGLKMLVDEKHIKAE from the coding sequence GTGACAGAAAATCGTAAGAAAAAAGTAGCGACAGTTAAAACTATTTCGAAACTTATTAAAAATTCAGCTGGTCTTATTGTTTTTGAATATCAAGGATTAAGCGCTTCTGAACTTGAATCAGTAAGAAATGATTTAAAAAATCACCTTGCAAATACAATGGTTTTTAAAAATCGTTTTGTTAAATTAGCTATAGATAAAGCTGGGTTTAAGGAATTAGACTCTTATTTATTTGGACCAAATATTTTTGTATTTTTTGATGAAGAGCACAAAAATGCTACTATTAAAAAAATAGCTGAAATTGAAAAGAAAAATAAATTTGTTAAAATTAAAGCTGGAATCTATGAAGAAAAAGTTGTCTCAGATGCTGAAGTTAGAGTAATTGCTACTCTTCCAACATATGAAGAAGCTTTAACAATTTTAGCAAGATCAATGTTAGCACCTTTACAACAAGTAAGTCTTGGGCTAAAAATGCTAGTTGATGAAAAACACATAAAAGCTGAATAA
- the rplL gene encoding 50S ribosomal protein L7/L12, with translation MAKLTKESFIQSLKEMNIKEVMELVNAMKEEFGIDPSAVVVAGGAAGGAEVAEKTEVTITLKNAGGNKVPVIKKVREISPELSLMDAKKLVDSAPAKLKDNVKPEEAEEIKAAFAALGAEISID, from the coding sequence ATGGCAAAACTAACAAAAGAAAGTTTTATTCAATCATTAAAAGAAATGAACATTAAAGAAGTTATGGAACTTGTAAATGCAATGAAAGAAGAATTTGGTATTGATCCTTCTGCTGTTGTTGTTGCAGGTGGAGCTGCTGGTGGAGCAGAAGTTGCTGAAAAAACAGAAGTTACTATAACTTTAAAAAATGCTGGAGGAAATAAAGTTCCAGTTATTAAAAAAGTACGTGAAATTAGCCCAGAACTTTCATTAATGGATGCTAAAAAATTAGTTGATAGTGCTCCTGCAAAATTAAAAGATAATGTTAAACCAGAAGAAGCTGAAGAAATTAAAGCCGCTTTTGCAGCATTAGGTGCAGAAATTTCAATTGATTAA
- the deoD gene encoding purine-nucleoside phosphorylase: MTPHIKAKVGEIAKTVLMPGDPLRAKYIAENFLDKGFKVVNDVRNMLFFTGTYKGRAITIAASGMGCPSIGIYSYELFKFYGVENIIRIGSAGSYEKDLKLYDILLATSSYSDSNSFAKLVLNESTHEIEGSKILNDRIRTIAKSKKMNLHEGRVHSSDVFYSTRSLENTIKETKSRAVEMESFALFVNAKKLNKNAACILTISDNLITKEETSAEERQNNFTKMMELALELA, from the coding sequence ATGACACCACATATAAAAGCTAAAGTTGGAGAAATTGCAAAAACCGTTTTAATGCCAGGAGATCCTTTAAGAGCCAAATACATTGCAGAGAATTTTTTAGATAAAGGTTTTAAAGTAGTTAATGATGTAAGAAATATGCTATTTTTTACAGGAACATATAAAGGAAGAGCAATTACAATTGCAGCTTCTGGAATGGGTTGTCCTTCAATAGGAATTTATTCATATGAACTTTTTAAATTTTATGGAGTTGAAAATATTATTAGAATTGGTAGTGCTGGAAGTTATGAAAAAGATTTAAAACTTTATGACATTTTATTGGCAACTAGCTCATATTCTGATAGTAATAGTTTTGCAAAATTAGTTTTAAATGAGTCTACTCATGAAATTGAAGGTTCAAAAATTTTAAATGATCGAATTAGAACAATTGCAAAAAGCAAAAAAATGAATTTACATGAAGGTAGAGTACACTCAAGTGATGTGTTTTATAGCACAAGAAGCTTAGAAAATACAATTAAAGAAACAAAATCTCGTGCAGTAGAAATGGAATCATTTGCTTTATTTGTTAATGCAAAAAAACTTAATAAAAATGCTGCTTGTATTTTAACTATTTCAGATAATTTAATCACTAAAGAAGAAACTAGCGCAGAAGAAAGACAAAATAATTTTACAAAAATGATGGAACTAGCACTTGAACTTGCTTAA
- a CDS encoding thymidine phosphorylase, giving the protein MKATDIIQKKLRKESLTKTEIDFFISKFMINEIKDYQMTALNTAIFLNGLNEEEITYLTLAMLDSGEKLNLSSLKGPKADKHSTGGVGDKMTLIIGPMAAALGIKMAKMSGRGLGFTGGTLDKLESIPGFKIDISEKKFIEQVDRINFALVSQNKNLAPADKRIYDLRNDTGTVDSIALIAASIMSKKFASGAEIILLDVKCGTGAFIETLDKARELAKLMVKIGHLANKTVKAEITNMNEPLGKMIGNRNEVYEVKKFFENPNNYPDLKELAYTTVESLLLTSKIATTEKDANTLIENVMNSGNALQRFYNFIEAQGGDTKKLREDKLWNPKKSLEVKSYTNGFLEIINAKIFGIVANDLGAGRYLKEDKIDYEAGIELHKKTNDLVKKGDVLFTLYSSKKIEQKLVDDLLKAIKINESQIQKQNIIIERIE; this is encoded by the coding sequence ATGAAAGCTACAGATATAATTCAAAAAAAACTTAGAAAAGAATCTTTAACAAAAACAGAAATTGATTTTTTTATTTCTAAATTTATGATTAATGAAATAAAAGACTACCAAATGACCGCACTAAATACAGCAATTTTTTTAAATGGTCTAAATGAAGAGGAAATCACTTATCTAACACTAGCTATGCTTGATTCTGGAGAAAAACTTAATTTAAGTTCTTTGAAAGGTCCAAAGGCTGATAAACACTCTACAGGAGGGGTTGGAGATAAAATGACTCTTATCATTGGGCCCATGGCTGCTGCTTTAGGAATAAAAATGGCAAAAATGAGTGGTCGTGGTTTAGGTTTTACAGGAGGAACTCTTGATAAACTAGAATCAATTCCTGGTTTTAAAATTGATATTAGTGAAAAAAAATTTATTGAGCAAGTAGATAGAATAAATTTTGCTCTTGTATCCCAAAATAAAAACTTAGCTCCTGCTGATAAAAGAATTTATGACTTAAGAAATGACACAGGAACTGTTGATTCAATTGCATTAATTGCAGCTAGTATTATGTCAAAAAAATTTGCTTCAGGTGCAGAAATTATTTTGTTAGATGTAAAATGTGGAACTGGAGCTTTTATTGAAACATTAGATAAAGCTAGAGAATTAGCAAAATTGATGGTAAAAATAGGTCATCTAGCAAATAAAACCGTTAAAGCCGAAATTACAAACATGAATGAGCCTTTAGGAAAAATGATTGGAAATCGTAATGAAGTTTATGAAGTTAAAAAATTCTTTGAAAATCCAAATAATTATCCTGATTTAAAAGAACTAGCATATACAACAGTAGAATCTTTATTACTTACAAGTAAAATAGCAACAACTGAAAAAGATGCAAATACTTTGATTGAAAATGTTATGAATTCTGGAAACGCATTACAAAGATTCTACAATTTTATTGAAGCACAAGGTGGAGATACTAAAAAATTAAGAGAAGATAAATTATGAAATCCTAAAAAATCTTTAGAAGTAAAATCTTATACTAATGGATTTTTAGAAATAATTAATGCAAAAATTTTTGGAATAGTTGCTAATGATTTAGGTGCTGGAAGATATTTAAAAGAAGATAAAATAGATTATGAAGCAGGAATAGAACTTCATAAAAAAACTAATGATTTAGTAAAAAAAGGTGATGTTTTATTTACTTTATATTCTTCAAAAAAAATAGAGCAAAAATTAGTTGATGATTTACTAAAGGCAATAAAAATAAATGAATCTCAAATTCAAAAACAAAATATCATTATTGAAAGGATAGAATAA
- the deoC gene encoding deoxyribose-phosphate aldolase has protein sequence MKFNNMIDHTLLKAEATTKDVDKLIAEAKEYGFKSVCVNSSWVKYVKEKLKGSDVLVCAVVGFPLGAMSMQAKVFEAKLAIDHGADEIDMVINIGRFRDDQHDYVLNEIKKIKEVMGNKVLKVIIETALLDKKGIKDATNIVLQSGAEFIKTSTGFSYSGAQVEDIEVFKEILGDKVAIKASGGIKNLNDMKNLYKAGARRFGTSAAVAIVKEQGKQ, from the coding sequence ATGAAATTTAATAATATGATTGATCACACTCTTTTAAAAGCTGAAGCTACTACAAAAGATGTTGATAAATTAATTGCTGAAGCAAAAGAATATGGTTTTAAAAGTGTTTGTGTTAATTCTTCATGAGTTAAATATGTAAAAGAAAAACTAAAAGGAAGTGATGTTTTAGTTTGTGCTGTTGTTGGATTTCCACTAGGAGCAATGAGCATGCAAGCAAAAGTTTTTGAAGCAAAACTTGCAATTGATCATGGAGCAGATGAAATAGATATGGTAATCAATATTGGTCGTTTTAGAGATGATCAACATGATTATGTTTTAAATGAAATTAAAAAAATCAAAGAAGTTATGGGTAATAAAGTTTTAAAAGTAATTATCGAGACCGCTTTACTTGATAAAAAAGGGATTAAAGATGCTACAAATATTGTTTTACAATCTGGAGCAGAATTCATAAAAACTTCTACTGGATTTAGTTATAGCGGAGCCCAAGTTGAAGATATAGAGGTGTTCAAAGAAATTTTAGGAGATAAAGTTGCAATTAAAGCTTCTGGTGGAATTAAAAATTTAAATGACATGAAAAATTTATATAAAGCAGGAGCAAGAAGATTTGGAACAAGTGCTGCTGTAGCAATTGTTAAAGAGCAAGGAAAACAATAA
- the upp gene encoding uracil phosphoribosyltransferase, translating to MIHIINHPLIEIKLTVMRDEKTNHKDFKANLNEISSLMVYEILRDYKAKDFQVKTSTGSLANGKIFDKEIVIVPILRAGLGMTDGISNLVPQARIGHIGLYRDEKTFEAKEYFYKIPDVKKDSLILVVDPMLATGGSANDAIKSLKKRGFSNIKLVCLVGVKDGIDLIEKNHPDVNVYLAAKDDHLDKNKYIIPGLGDAGDRIFGTK from the coding sequence ATGATACATATTATTAATCATCCTTTAATAGAAATAAAATTGACAGTCATGAGAGACGAAAAAACTAATCATAAAGATTTTAAAGCCAATTTAAATGAAATTAGTTCTTTGATGGTTTATGAAATTCTAAGAGATTATAAAGCAAAAGATTTTCAAGTTAAGACTTCTACAGGTAGTCTTGCTAATGGGAAAATTTTTGATAAAGAAATTGTTATTGTACCTATTTTAAGAGCAGGTTTAGGGATGACAGATGGCATTAGTAATTTAGTACCTCAAGCTAGAATTGGTCATATAGGGTTATATCGTGACGAAAAAACTTTTGAAGCAAAGGAATATTTTTACAAAATTCCAGATGTGAAAAAAGATTCTCTAATCTTAGTAGTTGATCCAATGCTTGCAACTGGTGGTAGCGCAAATGATGCTATTAAATCATTGAAAAAAAGAGGATTTAGCAATATTAAACTTGTTTGTTTAGTTGGTGTAAAAGATGGTATTGATTTGATTGAAAAAAATCACCCTGATGTAAATGTCTATTTAGCTGCCAAAGATGATCATTTAGATAAGAATAAATATATTATTCCTGGTTTAGGTGATGCTGGTGATAGAATTTTTGGAACAAAATAA